The Neomonachus schauinslandi chromosome 11, ASM220157v2, whole genome shotgun sequence genome contains a region encoding:
- the LOC110576658 gene encoding LOW QUALITY PROTEIN: gem-associated protein 4-like (The sequence of the model RefSeq protein was modified relative to this genomic sequence to represent the inferred CDS: inserted 1 base in 1 codon; substituted 1 base at 1 genomic stop codon), whose translation MDLGPVNICEEMTILHGVFLLAEQLFHPKALTELKTSDWGRVGQPIVEALREISATACCQPFAWKKKALIIIWAKILQPYSITPSDADTRWQEDVFFSVGNMIPTINHTVLFELLKSLEASGLFIQLLMALPTTICHAELESFLEHMSVDTSSKDVAFFLSVWWEMMKHKGNQQDPLLSQFRTMAHKYLFSSDEFSHPPKRFKSDPDVCPTMPLLAMLLTELKQIQNRIPCPGMKCSALANLADMLTVFALMEDDPQEVSATMYLDKLATVISVWNSDTQNPYHQQALAEKVKEAKRDISLTSLAELPSETIFIGFEFLCSLLRESGEELQAMLTSSQGTNYDSYWLCDNLTSFSQNLKLYLDSTSLSTEERQVVSELVERVGDFLRKTTKVLKNEGFEKDITASIAMAIIEQKMDQDMEMCYIFASEKWAFSDEWLACLVNNWALFREPDLVLKLLETVMEVTMTDRAIPESQIRQVISLILDCYADLSLPDKNKVLSGTLLSWGQKGLSEKLMAYLNWFQEDLNTTFNQLAQSASEQGLAKAVVSVACLVILHLEITVKKMCSMAVVSLGTHKFLAQILTAFPALRFMEEQGPDPSTTFVVSCLKETVWTKFSIPKEEKQFLELLGCLMNPVKPQGIPVAVLLGPDEVLKEFVLPFLMLDVKEVDLGLKIFIQTLEANACLKEYWLQTCSPFPLIFSLCQLLDCFSKYWQLPKEKRCLSLDGKDLVIHILEILCEIILANAETFSPDTWIKSLSWLHRKLEQLDWMVHLRMKNLFEGHFKCEVPAMLFEICKLSEDEWTSQAHPGYGPGIRLLAWMEYCYISSSISEQMLSLLVVDVGNPKEVKLFSKGFLVALVQVMPWCSPQEWQYLYQLTRRLLEKQFLHIPYSLEYIQFVPLLNLKPFAQDLQVSILFLRAFQFLXSQSCCNWLSMEGWRHVVKLLCNSLTNLLDSVRLIQSVGPWAQEQDLTQETLFFYTQVFCHVLHIMAMLHXLYVLALEILTCYETLSKANPSGSSLLQKVNEQCFLKSITENISPEERCQNLLQKIRNF comes from the exons ATGGACCTAGGACCTGTGAATATCTGTGAGGAAATGACTATTCTGCATGGGGTCTTTTTGCTCGCAGAACAGCTGTTCCACCCCAAAGCACTGACGGAATTGAAAACGTCTGACTGGGGACGCGTTGGGCAGCCCATTGTGGAGGCCCTAAGGGAGATCTCTGCCACAGCATGCTGCCAGCCCTTTGCCTGGAAGAAGAAAGCTCTGATCATCATCTGGGCCAAGATTCTTCAGCCCTACTCCATAACCCCTTCAGATGCTGACACTCGGTGGCAGGAAGATGTGTTCTTCTCAGTAGGCAACATGATCCCTACCATCAATCACACGGTCCTTTTTGAGCTGCTCAAGTCGCTGGAAGCTTCTGGACTCTTTATCCAGCTCCTGATGGCCCTGCCCACCACTATCTGCCATGCAGAACTAGAGAGCTTTTTGGAGCACATGTCTGTTGACACGTCTTCAAAGGATGTGGCCTTTTTCCTCAGTGTCTGGTGGGAAATGATGAAGCACAAAGGTAATCAGCAGGACCCCCTGCTCTCCCAGTTTAGAACAATGGCCCATAAGTATTTGTTCTCTTCAGATGAGTTCTCCCACCCTCCAAAGAGGTTTAAGTCAGACCCAGATGTATGTCCCACTATGCCCCTGTTGGCCATGCTGCTCACTGAGCTGAAGCAAATCCAAAATAGAATCCCGTGCCCAGGAATGAAGTGCAGTGCATTAGCCAACTTGGCAGACATGCTGACGGTGTTTGCCCTGATGGAGGACGACCCCCAGGAAGTATCTGCAACCATGTATCTGGACAAACTGGCCACGGTGATCTCTGTGTGGAATTCGGACACCCAGAACCCATATCACCAACAAGCACTGGCAGAGAAGGTAAAGGAGGCCAAACGGGACATCAGCCTGACCTCCCTGGCCGAGCTTCCAAGCGAGACGATCTTCATCGGGTTTGAGTTCCTGTGCAGTCTGCTGCGGGAGTCAGGGGAGGAGCTGCAGGCCATGCTCACCAGCAGCCAGGGGACAAATTATGACAGCTACTGGCTGTGTGACAACCTGACGTCCTTCAGCCAGAACTTGAAGCTCTACCTGGATTCTACCAGCTTGTCCACGGAGGAGAGGCAGGTGGTCTCGGAGCTGGTAGAGCGTGTTGGGGACTTCCTGAGGAAAACCACCAAGGTGCTGAAGAACGAGGGCTTTGAGAAGGACATCACCGCCTCAATTGCCATGGCCATTATTGAGCAGAAGATGGACCAGGACATGGAAATGTGCTACATTTTTGCTTCTGAGAAGTGGGCCTTCTCAGACGAGTGGCTAGCCTGCCTGGTTAATAACTGGGCCCTCTTCCGAGAGCCAGACTTGGTGTTAAAGCTGCTGGAAACAGTGATGGAAGTTACCATGACAGACAGAGCCATCCCTGAATCTCAGATCAGACAAGTGATCAGCTTGATTCTAGACTGCTATGCAGACCTCTCGCTGCCAGATAAAAATAAAGTCCTCTCAGGCACCCTGCTCTCCTGGGGGCAGAAGGGTCTCTCTGAGAAGTTGATGGCTTACTTGAACTGGTTTCAGGAGGACCTCAATACAACTTTTAACCAGCTCGCACAGAGTGCCTCTGAACAGGGCTTAGCTAAAGCTGTAGTTTCTGTGGCCTGCCTGGTAATATTGCACCTGGAGATCACCGTGAAGAAAATGTGCAGCATGGCTGTGGTCAGTCTTGGCACTCACAAGTTCCTGGCTCAGATTCTCACTGCCTTCCCCGCCCTTAGGTTCATGGAAGAGCAGGGTCCAGATCCATCCACTACTTTTGTGGTGTCATGCCTCAAAGAAACCGTCTGGACAAAGTTCTCTATACCCaaggaagaaaagcaattttTGGAGCTCCTGGGATGCCTAATGAATCCTGTGAAGCCCCAAGGTATCCCAGTTGCTGTTCTTCTTGGGCCAGATGAGGTGCTAAAGGAGTTCGTCCTGCCTTTCTTGATGCTAGATGTCAAAGAGGTGGACCTCGGTTTGAAGATCTTCATCCAGACTCTTGAAGCAAATGCGTGTTTAAAGGAATACTGGCTCCAGACCTGCTCTCCGTTCCCCCTCATCTTCAGCTTGTGCCAGCTCCTGGATTGCTTCAGCAAATACTGGCAGCTCCCCAAGGAGAAACGGTGCCTCTCTTTGGATGGGAAGGATCTGGTGATCCATATCCTGGAGATCCTCTGTGAGATTATATTGGCTAATGCTGAGACTTTCTCCCCAGACACCTGGATCAAATCCCTGTCTTGGCTCCACCGGAAGCTGGAGCAGCTTGACTGGATGGTGCACCTGAGAATGAAGAACCTCTTTGAGGGCCACTTCAAGTGTGAGGTGCCAGCCATGCTTTTTGAGATCTGTAAGCTTTCTGAGGATGAGTGGACCTCCCAAGCCCACCCTGGGTATGGTCCAGGCATAAGGCTTCTTGCCTGGATGGAGTACTGCTACATCTCCAGCAGCATCTCTGAGCAGATGCTGTCCCTCTTGGTGGTAGATGTGGGCAACCCTAAGGAGGTCAAATTGTTCAGCAAGGGCTTTCTGGTGGCCCTGGTACAAGTCATGCCTTGGTGCAGCCCCCAAGAGTGGCAGTACCTTTACCAGTTGACCAGGAGACTGTTGGAGAAACAATTCCTGCACATCCCATATAGCCTGGAATATATTCAGTTTGTTCCTCTGCTCAACCTGAAGCCCTTTGCCCAGGACCTCCAGGTCTCCATACTCTTCCTGAGAGCTTTCCAGTTTCTCTGAAGCCAGAGTTGTTGTAATTGGCTTTCTATGGAAGGCTGGAGACATGTAGTCAAACTTCTCTGTAACAGTCTGACCAATCTCCTGGACTCCGTTAGGTTGATACAGTCAGTTGGCCCTTGGGCTCAAGAACAGGACCTGACCCAGGAGACCCTGTTTTTTTACACCCAGGTATTCTGTCATGTTCTGCACATTATGGCCATGCTCC TGCTCTATGTTTTGGCCTTGGAAATCCTCACCTGCTACGAAACCCTGAGCAAGGCCAACCCTTCTGGTAGCTCCTTGCTCCAGAAGGTAAATGAGCAGTGCTTCTTGAAGTCCATCACTGAGAACATTAGCCCTGAGGAACGGTGCCAAAACCTGCTGCAGAAGATCAGAAACTTCTGA